In one window of Armatimonadota bacterium DNA:
- a CDS encoding prepilin-type N-terminal cleavage/methylation domain-containing protein produces MRKNRGFTLIELLVVIAIIAILAAILFPVFARAREAARKATCLSNLKQIALAAIMYAQDYDEVLPAANASGAKGSSHPVDPANQYITSYDPLGSADMWV; encoded by the coding sequence GTGCGAAAGAACCGCGGTTTTACCCTCATTGAGCTGTTGGTGGTGATCGCGATCATCGCGATCCTGGCCGCCATCCTGTTCCCCGTGTTCGCGCGAGCGCGGGAGGCAGCGAGGAAGGCCACCTGTCTGTCGAACCTCAAGCAGATCGCTCTCGCGGCGATCATGTACGCCCAGGACTATGACGAAGTGCTCCCGGCCGCCAATGCATCCGGCGCGAAGGGCAGCTCACACCCCGTTGACCCGGCCAACCAGTACATCACGAGCTACGATCCCTTGGGTTCGGCGGACATGTGGGTGC
- a CDS encoding alpha-ketoacid dehydrogenase subunit beta — translation MTIAKALRLAITEEMRRDPTVICIGEDIGIPGGWGGAFTVTWGLEREFGLERIRNTPISESGLIGAAIGAALTGLRPIADFQYSDFMFCAADQLINQAPKIRFMSGGRLKVPLVVRAPVGASTRGAQHAQCPEAWIVHTPGWKVAVPSTPYDAKGLLKAAVRDDNPVFIFEHKLLYGSSGARREDNAVEVDEPVPDEDFVVPLGVAAVRRPGQHVTVVATHLMLYRALQAAEELAEAGIELEVIDPRTLVPFDYDTVCDSLGRTGRLMVVEEDTRRGGWGAEIIADIAEKHRDLLKAPPVRVATHDAPIAASPVMERCAVPDAARIAAAARAMTAA, via the coding sequence ATGACTATCGCGAAGGCACTGCGCCTGGCCATCACGGAGGAAATGCGCCGCGACCCGACGGTCATCTGCATCGGCGAGGACATCGGCATCCCGGGCGGATGGGGCGGCGCCTTCACCGTCACCTGGGGGCTCGAGCGCGAGTTCGGCTTGGAGCGCATCCGCAACACGCCGATCTCCGAGTCCGGCCTCATCGGCGCGGCCATCGGCGCCGCGCTGACCGGCTTGCGGCCGATCGCCGACTTCCAGTACTCCGACTTCATGTTCTGCGCTGCGGACCAACTCATCAACCAGGCGCCCAAGATCCGCTTCATGTCGGGCGGCCGGCTGAAAGTGCCGCTCGTCGTGCGCGCGCCGGTGGGCGCGAGCACGCGCGGCGCTCAGCACGCCCAGTGCCCGGAGGCGTGGATCGTCCACACCCCGGGCTGGAAGGTCGCGGTGCCGTCAACCCCCTATGACGCAAAGGGCCTGCTCAAGGCCGCGGTGCGCGACGACAACCCGGTCTTCATTTTCGAACACAAGCTCCTCTACGGGTCGAGCGGCGCGCGCCGGGAAGACAACGCCGTCGAGGTGGATGAGCCGGTGCCGGACGAGGACTTCGTGGTGCCCCTCGGTGTCGCCGCCGTCCGCCGCCCTGGGCAGCACGTCACCGTCGTCGCGACGCACCTCATGCTCTATCGCGCATTGCAGGCGGCGGAGGAACTGGCCGAGGCGGGGATCGAGCTGGAGGTGATCGACCCCCGCACCCTGGTGCCCTTCGACTATGACACGGTGTGCGATTCGCTCGGCCGCACCGGCCGGCTGATGGTCGTCGAGGAGGACACGCGCCGCGGCGGCTGGGGCGCGGAGATCATTGCCGACATCGCAGAGAAGCACCGCGACCTGCTCAAGGCGCCGCCGGTGCGCGTCGCGACCCACGATGCCCCCATCGCCGCCAGCCCGGTCATGGAGCGCTGCGCCGTGCCGGACGCCGCGCGAATCGCCGCCGCCGCCAGGGCGATGACGGCAGCGTGA
- a CDS encoding thiamine pyrophosphate-dependent dehydrogenase E1 component subunit alpha, whose translation MTDSLPPDRPPAPLPDAATAVGLYRTMRRIRTFEDGVYQYFQAGRIPGTVHQYQGQEAVAAGVCTHLLRTDYITSTHRPHGHAIAKGIPLREMAAELFGSPLGCCRGHGGSMHMGSPEYGMPPASAIVAGGVPIAAGMGLSCRMVKPGTVVACFFGDGAFNNGAFHEGANLCAIWDLPVLLVCENNLYGASTHVTLVNKIPRLAERASSYGMPAETVDGNDAFAVCEAAGRALARARAGGGPSFLECVTYRRCGHSRRDRNKYRDEQEQAFWMARDPLDLARARLLQYKVVTQAELNAIDQAAAAEVQSALDYGEQAPQPEGPDALCHVFAEDAQ comes from the coding sequence ATGACGGATTCACTGCCACCGGATCGCCCGCCCGCGCCGCTCCCGGACGCCGCAACTGCGGTTGGACTGTATCGCACCATGCGGCGTATCCGGACCTTTGAGGATGGCGTATATCAGTACTTCCAGGCCGGCAGAATCCCGGGCACCGTGCACCAGTACCAGGGCCAGGAGGCGGTCGCCGCGGGCGTCTGCACGCACCTGCTCCGCACCGACTACATCACCAGCACTCACCGCCCCCACGGCCATGCCATCGCCAAGGGCATCCCGCTCCGGGAAATGGCGGCGGAACTCTTCGGCAGTCCGCTCGGCTGCTGCCGCGGCCACGGCGGCTCCATGCATATGGGCAGCCCCGAATACGGCATGCCCCCCGCAAGCGCCATCGTCGCCGGCGGCGTGCCCATCGCCGCCGGCATGGGGCTGTCGTGTCGCATGGTCAAGCCGGGTACGGTGGTCGCCTGCTTCTTCGGCGACGGCGCCTTCAACAACGGCGCCTTCCACGAGGGCGCGAACCTGTGCGCGATCTGGGACCTGCCCGTGCTCCTGGTCTGCGAAAACAACCTCTACGGCGCTTCGACCCACGTCACCCTGGTCAACAAGATCCCGCGCCTCGCGGAACGCGCCTCCTCCTACGGCATGCCCGCCGAGACCGTGGATGGCAACGACGCGTTCGCGGTGTGCGAGGCCGCCGGGCGTGCGCTCGCGCGCGCTCGCGCGGGCGGCGGCCCGTCCTTCCTGGAATGCGTCACCTACCGCCGCTGCGGGCATTCCCGCCGCGACCGCAACAAGTACCGCGACGAGCAGGAGCAGGCATTCTGGATGGCGCGCGACCCGCTCGACCTCGCGCGCGCCCGCCTGCTGCAGTACAAGGTCGTGACGCAGGCGGAACTCAACGCCATTGACCAGGCGGCCGCAGCGGAGGTGCAGTCAGCGCTCGACTACGGAGAGCAAGCCCCTCAGCCCGAAGGCCCCGACGCCCTGTGCCACGTCTTCGCGGAGGACGCGCAATGA
- a CDS encoding sugar phosphate isomerase/epimerase: MKTGKLDNKRYRLGACLPVFGSCADRYCLSGYGRGASTLEGMLDLAGRCPGLEGVELVGNWHVNDDNIAHMPKELSDRGLVASMLTADLWTQAKWARGSLAAPDAATRAAAVAECTKVIEWAHAMGDIAVDLWFGQDGYDYPFQSDYESAWAWLVDGVRAAAAHRPSVPVCIEYKLKEPRTHIHVNSAAKTLLLIDAVAMDNVGALLDTGHALAAGENPAEAAALLHGNGRHRLFYVHLNDNYGVWDDDMIVGSVRVIELMEFLYWLRRLDYRGWLTLDVFPYREDGLAAAQESFGWIADLLRIIEDAPADDIERVLRAGDGAESVRLARQMLTGRK, from the coding sequence ATGAAGACCGGCAAGCTGGACAACAAGCGCTACCGCCTCGGTGCGTGCCTCCCTGTTTTCGGGTCGTGCGCGGACCGCTACTGCCTGTCGGGCTACGGGCGCGGCGCGAGCACGCTGGAAGGCATGCTCGACCTCGCCGGCCGGTGCCCCGGCCTCGAGGGCGTCGAGTTGGTGGGCAACTGGCACGTCAACGACGACAACATTGCGCACATGCCGAAGGAGTTGTCCGACCGGGGGCTGGTGGCCTCGATGCTGACGGCGGACCTGTGGACCCAGGCGAAATGGGCGCGCGGCAGCTTGGCGGCTCCGGACGCCGCGACCCGCGCCGCAGCGGTCGCCGAATGCACGAAGGTCATCGAGTGGGCCCACGCCATGGGCGACATCGCCGTAGACCTGTGGTTCGGCCAGGACGGCTACGACTATCCGTTCCAGTCCGACTACGAGTCCGCGTGGGCCTGGCTCGTGGACGGGGTCAGGGCCGCTGCGGCTCACCGCCCGAGCGTCCCGGTGTGCATCGAGTACAAGCTCAAGGAGCCGCGCACCCACATCCACGTCAACTCGGCGGCGAAGACGCTGCTCCTGATTGACGCGGTCGCCATGGACAACGTCGGCGCCCTGCTCGACACCGGTCACGCGCTCGCCGCCGGCGAAAACCCCGCCGAGGCCGCCGCTCTGCTCCACGGCAACGGGCGTCACCGCCTGTTCTACGTCCACCTCAACGACAACTACGGCGTGTGGGACGACGACATGATCGTCGGCTCGGTGCGCGTCATCGAGCTGATGGAGTTCCTGTACTGGCTGCGCCGGCTCGATTATCGCGGATGGCTGACGCTCGACGTCTTCCCCTATCGCGAGGACGGCCTCGCGGCCGCACAGGAGAGCTTCGGCTGGATCGCCGACCTCCTGCGCATCATCGAGGACGCGCCCGCCGACGACATCGAACGGGTGCTGCGCGCGGGAGATGGCGCGGAATCAGTGCGCCTCGCCCGGCAAATGCTCACCGGAAGGAAATAG
- a CDS encoding ribulose 1,5-bisphosphate carboxylase, translated as MQHDNVNPPPPYYDPIIFRNILDGIDRKRCLIATYYLDDRVPGEDFLDHFNLIQSLALEGSTGTWEKVEEETPEVRARLSGKLVGYYEIPAAEADTRRAVIQLAFPIDAWEPNVPMMLLSIAGNCFAYSPRMRLLDVAVPDDLLSQFHGPKFGVPGIREMMGIPSRPLSLHIIKPKMGMTPENTAHQVHQTCLGGVDLIKDDEMCSDVYNCGFEDRLKAVLEAIDRASQKTGKQPIYFVSITDEVDKIVPKALRAIELGARGLLLTYSAGLSALRVLTSHPDINVPVLLHASHMIAAQPRISWPVFAKLCRLCGADLMLTPTYWSSIPMVSLEEGLRTAQVKLAPWQHIKPTWPMPCAGVYPGLTEILVREYGTDIIIPAGGGMLGHPMGYTAGAKAWQQAIEVVMSGRSLREAAPDYPELNAAVEKWGIPDRPRTHWLRADPRFHPKTTQG; from the coding sequence GTGCAACACGACAACGTCAATCCCCCACCGCCGTACTACGACCCGATCATCTTTCGCAATATCCTGGACGGCATCGACCGGAAACGCTGCCTGATCGCGACGTACTATCTCGACGACCGGGTACCCGGCGAGGATTTCCTCGATCACTTCAACTTGATTCAGAGCCTCGCCCTAGAGGGCTCGACCGGCACGTGGGAAAAGGTCGAGGAGGAGACGCCGGAGGTCCGGGCGCGCCTCTCCGGCAAGCTGGTCGGCTACTACGAAATCCCAGCCGCCGAGGCCGACACCAGGCGCGCGGTGATTCAGCTCGCCTTCCCCATCGACGCCTGGGAGCCCAACGTCCCCATGATGCTGCTTTCGATTGCCGGCAACTGCTTTGCCTACTCTCCGCGCATGCGCCTGCTCGACGTCGCCGTGCCTGACGACCTGCTCTCGCAGTTCCACGGGCCCAAGTTCGGCGTGCCGGGAATCCGCGAGATGATGGGCATCCCCAGCCGCCCGCTCTCCCTCCACATCATCAAGCCCAAGATGGGCATGACCCCCGAGAACACCGCGCACCAGGTCCACCAGACCTGCCTCGGCGGCGTGGACCTGATCAAAGACGACGAGATGTGCTCGGACGTCTATAACTGCGGCTTCGAGGATCGCCTCAAGGCCGTCCTCGAAGCGATTGACCGTGCGTCCCAGAAGACCGGCAAGCAGCCGATCTACTTCGTCAGCATCACGGACGAAGTGGACAAGATCGTCCCCAAGGCGCTGCGCGCGATCGAGCTGGGCGCCCGCGGCTTGCTGCTGACGTACTCCGCGGGACTGTCCGCCTTGCGCGTCCTGACCTCCCACCCCGATATCAACGTGCCCGTGCTGCTCCACGCCTCCCACATGATCGCCGCTCAGCCGCGCATCAGTTGGCCCGTGTTCGCCAAGCTCTGCCGCCTGTGCGGCGCCGACCTCATGCTGACCCCGACCTACTGGTCGAGCATTCCCATGGTCAGCCTCGAGGAAGGGCTGCGCACCGCCCAGGTCAAGCTCGCCCCCTGGCAGCACATCAAGCCGACTTGGCCCATGCCCTGCGCCGGGGTCTACCCGGGGCTGACCGAGATCCTCGTCAGGGAATACGGCACGGACATCATCATCCCCGCCGGAGGCGGCATGCTCGGCCACCCGATGGGCTACACCGCAGGCGCCAAGGCATGGCAGCAGGCGATCGAGGTCGTGATGTCCGGCCGCTCCCTCAGGGAAGCCGCACCCGACTATCCCGAACTTAACGCCGCCGTCGAGAAGTGGGGCATCCCCGACCGGCCGCGCACCCATTGGCTGCGGGCGGATCCGCGCTTCCATCCCAAGACGACACAGGGCTGA
- a CDS encoding rhamnulokinase, whose amino-acid sequence MPAGDTMLAIDLGAESGRGVLGRFDGTRLQLEEILRFPNQPVAVGDTLYWDILNIFANVRDAIEKARAAGGLRSVGIDTWGVDFGLLDGAGRLIANPVHYRDRRTEGMMQRAFEIMPRAAIFNATGNMFLELNTLYQLLALRLANDPTLDIAERMLNVPDLLHYWLSGTMAHELTIASTTQCMAADRADWAWDLLRQLDIPTGLFGDIIPPATRLGSLRTDGAVSVVTPASHDTGSAVMAVPGQGDGIAWISSGTWSVVGVVTGAPLVTPEVLAWNFTNESLGAGRNRASRNVMGLWILQECNREWQRQGADLSYADLVQLADGAEPLRSLIDPDDPQFFRPGHMVSGIKQYCAGSGQPAPESPGEIARCIFESLALAYRRTIQWLEELTDRSIERIHIVGGGSRNPLLCRLTADATRRSVVAGPAEATAIGNLLAQALANGRIGSAAEMIDVVAQSFPTEEFTPGGDGAWDDAFARFQGFAGGGGS is encoded by the coding sequence ATGCCTGCTGGCGATACGATGCTTGCGATTGACCTCGGCGCGGAGAGCGGCCGCGGCGTGCTCGGGCGGTTTGACGGGACGCGGCTGCAACTCGAGGAGATCCTGCGTTTTCCCAACCAGCCCGTCGCGGTCGGCGACACGCTGTACTGGGACATTCTGAACATCTTCGCGAATGTCCGGGACGCCATCGAGAAGGCGCGCGCCGCGGGGGGCCTGAGGTCGGTCGGCATTGATACCTGGGGCGTGGACTTCGGATTGCTCGACGGCGCCGGCCGCCTGATCGCCAACCCGGTGCACTATCGAGACCGGCGCACCGAGGGCATGATGCAGCGGGCGTTCGAGATCATGCCGCGGGCGGCCATCTTCAATGCGACCGGCAACATGTTCCTGGAGCTGAACACCCTGTATCAACTTCTCGCCCTGCGCCTCGCCAATGATCCAACGCTGGACATCGCCGAGCGCATGCTCAACGTCCCCGATCTCTTGCACTACTGGCTGAGCGGCACGATGGCGCACGAGCTGACGATCGCCTCGACCACGCAGTGCATGGCGGCAGACCGCGCGGACTGGGCGTGGGATCTTCTGCGGCAACTCGACATCCCCACCGGGCTGTTCGGCGACATCATCCCTCCGGCGACGCGCCTGGGCTCTCTGCGCACGGACGGCGCGGTCAGCGTCGTCACGCCGGCGAGCCATGACACGGGTTCGGCGGTGATGGCGGTTCCCGGGCAGGGGGATGGAATTGCGTGGATCAGCTCGGGCACGTGGTCAGTGGTGGGCGTAGTGACCGGCGCGCCGCTGGTCACCCCGGAAGTGCTGGCCTGGAACTTCACGAATGAATCGCTGGGCGCCGGGCGCAACCGCGCATCGCGCAACGTCATGGGCCTATGGATTCTGCAGGAATGCAATCGGGAGTGGCAGCGCCAGGGCGCGGACTTGTCCTACGCCGACCTGGTGCAGTTGGCTGACGGCGCCGAGCCGCTGCGCAGCCTGATTGATCCCGACGATCCTCAGTTCTTCCGCCCCGGGCACATGGTGAGCGGGATCAAGCAGTACTGCGCGGGGTCGGGGCAGCCAGCACCCGAATCGCCGGGCGAGATTGCGCGCTGCATTTTCGAGAGCCTCGCGCTTGCATACCGTAGGACGATCCAATGGCTCGAGGAATTGACCGACCGGAGCATCGAGCGGATTCACATCGTGGGCGGCGGTTCGCGCAATCCGCTGCTGTGCCGGCTAACCGCGGACGCGACGCGCCGGAGCGTAGTCGCGGGGCCGGCGGAGGCGACTGCGATCGGCAACCTGCTCGCCCAGGCCCTGGCGAACGGCCGGATTGGGTCTGCCGCGGAGATGATAGACGTGGTCGCGCAATCCTTCCCGACGGAGGAGTTCACCCCGGGAGGGGACGGCGCGTGGGACGACGCGTTCGCCCGGTTCCAAGGCTTCGCCGGGGGCGGAGGCAGCTAG